One genomic segment of Petrotoga olearia DSM 13574 includes these proteins:
- a CDS encoding thymidine phosphorylase, with protein MRAYDIIKNKRDAKENTKEEIEFMIRAYLDNLIPDYQVSSWLMAIFFNHLTEEESYNLTDVMLKSGDIIDLSRITGKKIDKHSTGGVGDKTTLAIAPMVASLGVKIAKLSGRSLGHTGGTIDKLESIPGFKTSLTTKEFFEIANNVGIVVAGQTGNIAPADKKLYSLRDSTATVEELSLIASSIMSKKLAITSDGILLDIKVGSGAFMKNLEDAKELGRIMLKIAKRYDKNTIALITNMDQPLGENIGNALEVMEAIDTVKGRGPKDFSELCLEISSHMASLSGIITYEEARKKLIENIEHGIVKEKMKEWIKAQGGKEEVVDDPSKYLNIAPKTIEFKAKEQGYITFIDTEKIGLASMVLGAGRQKKEDIIDKSVGLTINKKLGDKVEEGETIAKLFVSEKSDVDASLKLLNEAYNISKENPKGINKNVILDVLFSDERS; from the coding sequence TTGAGAGCATACGATATTATAAAAAACAAAAGAGATGCTAAAGAAAACACAAAAGAAGAAATAGAATTTATGATCAGAGCTTATTTAGATAATCTTATTCCAGACTATCAAGTTTCTTCCTGGTTAATGGCTATCTTCTTCAATCATTTAACAGAGGAAGAAAGTTATAATTTAACGGATGTAATGCTTAAAAGTGGAGATATTATAGACTTATCAAGAATCACAGGTAAAAAAATTGACAAACACTCTACTGGAGGTGTTGGAGACAAAACAACATTAGCTATAGCACCTATGGTTGCCTCATTAGGGGTTAAAATAGCCAAATTATCAGGTAGATCCTTAGGGCACACTGGAGGGACCATCGACAAGCTTGAATCTATTCCCGGTTTTAAAACCTCTCTAACCACTAAAGAATTCTTTGAAATAGCGAACAACGTAGGGATTGTTGTGGCCGGACAGACTGGAAATATAGCCCCAGCAGATAAAAAGTTGTATTCGTTAAGGGACTCTACCGCAACCGTTGAGGAACTATCCTTAATAGCTTCCAGTATAATGAGTAAAAAACTTGCCATAACTAGTGATGGAATACTCTTGGATATCAAAGTGGGTTCGGGAGCATTCATGAAAAACTTAGAAGATGCCAAAGAGTTGGGTAGAATCATGCTAAAGATTGCAAAAAGATACGATAAAAATACTATTGCTTTAATTACCAATATGGATCAACCTTTGGGAGAAAACATTGGAAACGCATTGGAAGTAATGGAAGCAATAGATACAGTGAAAGGAAGAGGTCCAAAAGATTTTTCTGAGTTGTGTTTAGAAATCTCTTCTCATATGGCTTCTTTATCTGGTATAATAACCTATGAAGAAGCAAGGAAAAAATTAATAGAAAACATAGAACATGGTATAGTAAAAGAAAAAATGAAAGAATGGATAAAAGCTCAGGGTGGAAAAGAAGAAGTAGTTGATGATCCTAGTAAGTATCTTAATATAGCACCAAAAACTATAGAATTCAAAGCAAAAGAACAAGGATATATAACCTTTATTGATACCGAAAAAATAGGTTTAGCCTCAATGGTATTAGGAGCTGGCAGACAAAAAAAAGAAGATATCATCGACAAAAGTGTTGGTTTAACAATTAACAAAAAGCTTGGAGATAAAGTTGAAGAAGGAGAGACAATAGCTAAGTTGTTTGTCAGCGAAAAGAGTGATGTTGATGCCTCTCTAAAGCTTTTAAATGAGGCTTACAACATTAGTAAAGAAAATCCTAAAGGTATAAATAAAAATGTAATTCTTGATGTTTTGTTTTCCGATGAAAGAAGTTAA
- a CDS encoding phosphodiester glycosidase family protein — MKKLIFLFLLIILAINLFSEEAIFISQNNPPLSMEAIKNQDYFYINVEHLSKYDSMVMNRTSRIMYIIYNKNVLEISLNDYYSKINFINKYNDSVLIVDESVYIREDVLSIFLQLNKFKDINTIFFYSEIPKITNFTVSTSEIKIEFNSYLSEDSITLTKIAKDGDYLLSLKPVAPMERIPNNIDYSYSNNTAYLRFKSDFNYDVNLNGKNLSIIIDKKATSTSTETDKTTSENKGFHYIERTEELNGQRLKIYQLIVDPKRYQIKVDLNNLGTRSDVYSFLKDKNPIFSVNASFFDPQTLEPVGNIISEGTLLHLSSYSRPALIIGPNFLDIDYIKLEYQINIDNLLFWIKSINSTWKGDVKLYTHHYKGSITETEDDYVFLLIDENNRIVSKSRKTPSEGEKLILIDKKYEKYMENISLGTKVNFTLNKSENLSIDPALLLEGGPILIHSKYTQDQLDAEKKSYSNGIIYGKAPRTVVAIDKDGNINLMVIEGLDNPETGLTYDETRNLLFKIGEFEVAMMLDGGSSSIVYYKGEIQNFKNGKTRNYIPVLLSVYEKMP; from the coding sequence ATGAAAAAGCTTATCTTTCTATTCTTGCTAATAATTCTAGCAATAAATTTATTTTCTGAAGAAGCTATTTTTATATCTCAAAACAACCCTCCTCTCAGTATGGAAGCTATCAAAAATCAAGATTATTTTTATATTAATGTTGAACATCTTTCCAAATATGATAGTATGGTAATGAATCGCACTTCTAGAATAATGTATATCATATACAATAAAAATGTCTTGGAAATTAGTTTGAACGATTATTACTCTAAAATAAACTTTATAAACAAGTACAATGATTCCGTACTGATTGTTGATGAAAGTGTATATATAAGGGAAGATGTTTTATCAATATTCTTACAGTTAAACAAATTTAAAGATATTAATACAATTTTCTTCTATTCGGAAATTCCGAAAATAACTAACTTCACTGTAAGTACAAGTGAGATAAAAATTGAATTTAATTCGTACCTCTCAGAAGATTCCATAACTTTAACTAAAATAGCAAAAGACGGAGATTACTTGTTAAGCTTAAAACCCGTGGCGCCTATGGAAAGAATTCCAAATAACATAGATTATTCATACTCAAACAATACTGCTTATTTAAGGTTCAAGAGTGATTTCAATTATGATGTTAATTTAAACGGAAAAAATTTATCCATCATTATAGATAAAAAAGCTACTTCCACAAGTACAGAAACGGACAAAACTACATCCGAAAATAAAGGGTTTCATTACATTGAAAGAACAGAAGAATTAAACGGGCAAAGGTTAAAAATTTACCAATTAATTGTTGATCCAAAAAGATATCAAATTAAAGTTGATTTGAATAATTTAGGAACACGTTCCGATGTGTATTCATTTTTAAAAGATAAGAACCCAATCTTTTCCGTTAACGCTTCTTTTTTCGATCCTCAAACTTTGGAACCCGTAGGGAATATAATATCCGAAGGCACTCTATTACATTTGAGTTCTTATTCAAGACCTGCATTAATTATAGGGCCAAATTTTCTAGACATCGACTATATTAAACTAGAATACCAAATAAATATTGATAACCTACTCTTTTGGATAAAATCCATTAATTCTACCTGGAAAGGAGACGTTAAATTATATACTCATCATTATAAAGGAAGCATCACTGAAACAGAAGATGATTATGTTTTTCTCTTGATCGATGAAAATAATCGGATTGTATCAAAAAGCAGAAAAACTCCTTCGGAAGGGGAAAAATTAATACTTATAGATAAAAAATATGAAAAATACATGGAAAATATATCTTTAGGAACAAAAGTTAATTTCACTCTTAATAAAAGCGAAAATTTGTCAATAGATCCTGCTTTACTTTTAGAGGGAGGACCTATATTAATACATTCCAAATACACACAAGACCAACTAGATGCCGAAAAGAAAAGTTACTCCAATGGAATAATTTATGGTAAAGCTCCCAGAACTGTGGTAGCAATAGATAAAGACGGGAATATTAATTTAATGGTCATTGAAGGACTTGATAATCCCGAAACAGGTCTTACATACGATGAAACAAGAAACTTGCTCTTTAAAATTGGCGAGTTTGAAGTAGCAATGATGCTAGATGGTGGTAGTTCTTCTATAGTATATTACAAGGGCGAGATACAAAATTTCAAAAACGGAAAAACACGCAATTATATCCCTGTACTTTTAAGTGTTTACGAAAAAATGCCGTAG